In one Sphingobacterium daejeonense genomic region, the following are encoded:
- a CDS encoding response regulator transcription factor: protein MMNLSKIKQSLPPGIEDNGVEFYVNENDIKCLHSGNTYRWGEFPQWILDRIEEDMLQNPEAMNALVAWDITDSEEMMRQYIVCRFGGFDGHPDITNDGEIIHVEYFECGRRGNCSFEGKLCSSIKVGEEHLTKQEIKIIKKIASGKHNREIAEELNISEETVATHNKNIQRKLGVTSKLGIVPWAVKRNIVES, encoded by the coding sequence ATGATGAACCTATCAAAAATAAAGCAGTCACTTCCCCCGGGCATCGAGGACAACGGTGTCGAGTTCTACGTGAACGAGAACGATATCAAGTGCTTGCATAGCGGCAATACCTATAGGTGGGGCGAATTTCCCCAATGGATCCTGGACAGGATCGAGGAGGACATGCTCCAGAACCCCGAAGCAATGAACGCGCTGGTCGCATGGGACATCACCGACTCAGAGGAGATGATGAGACAGTACATAGTCTGCAGGTTCGGTGGTTTTGACGGCCATCCGGATATCACGAATGATGGTGAAATCATCCATGTGGAATACTTTGAGTGCGGCCGCAGGGGCAATTGTTCCTTCGAGGGAAAGCTCTGCTCTTCCATCAAGGTCGGTGAAGAACACCTTACCAAACAGGAGATCAAGATCATCAAGAAAATTGCTTCTGGCAAGCATAACCGTGAGATCGCGGAGGAACTGAACATCTCGGAGGAAACGGTCGCTACCCACAACAAGAACATCCAGAGGAAGCTCGGAGTGACATCGAAGCTCGGAATCGTCCCTTGGGCAGTAAAGAGAAATATAGTTGAATCATAA
- a CDS encoding helix-turn-helix domain-containing protein, with product MEIDKELILNEIKNHLGIKKDAEFARFLGIKPQTLSSWYSRNTFDIELLYAKCEFLNAEWLLTGKGNMVKSYNEEPNILSLNSDFPKDCEELKNKYIKLLEEYNQLLKTKLNGGSSTDKSVS from the coding sequence ATGGAAATCGATAAGGAATTGATTCTCAATGAAATAAAAAATCATTTAGGGATTAAAAAAGATGCTGAATTCGCAAGGTTTTTAGGTATTAAGCCCCAAACCTTAAGTTCTTGGTATTCAAGAAATACTTTTGACATAGAACTTTTATATGCAAAATGCGAATTTTTAAATGCTGAATGGCTTTTGACTGGAAAAGGGAATATGGTTAAAAGTTACAACGAGGAACCTAATATTTTATCATTAAATAGTGATTTCCCAAAAGATTGTGAAGAATTAAAAAATAAGTATATCAAATTATTGGAAGAATATAACCAGCTCCTTAAGACCAAATTAAATGGAGGTTCTTCAACTGATAAAAGTGTTAGCTAA
- a CDS encoding DUF4468 domain-containing protein, with protein MASNFSSDNMDIELDDFENGKVIIKTEITKSFESLTMIRSSDLKYFLQVDIKDQKYRYILKLIDHYHKQTAQTVPELIEIANGRKKTITNTRSYAKKQVQLISDSSNEILESLKKGVQFIDDF; from the coding sequence ATTGCAAGTAACTTTTCATCCGACAATATGGATATTGAGTTGGATGATTTCGAGAATGGGAAAGTAATTATAAAAACAGAAATAACTAAGAGTTTTGAAAGTTTGACAATGATTAGATCTTCGGATTTAAAGTATTTTCTTCAAGTAGATATTAAAGATCAAAAGTATCGATATATATTAAAACTTATTGATCATTATCACAAGCAAACTGCTCAAACAGTTCCGGAGTTAATTGAAATTGCAAATGGCCGAAAAAAGACGATAACTAATACCAGGTCTTATGCTAAAAAACAAGTTCAATTAATAAGCGATTCTTCGAACGAGATTCTTGAATCCCTTAA